A window from Aquabacterium sp. NJ1 encodes these proteins:
- the coxB gene encoding cytochrome c oxidase subunit II, whose product MGQAASLAVLGLMTQASWAVGDLPGGPAVRQLDLAPPVTKIAAEQQSLHYMMLYICTAIFVLVFGVMFYSIYAHRKSKGHKSADFHESTTVEIVWTVIPFLIVIGMALPATKVVVAMKDTTNADLTVKVTGYQWKWGYDYIKGEGEGVQFISTLDASQRALSDAGTPQGDNYLLKVDNPLVVPVDKKVRIITTANDVIHSFMVPAFGIKQDAIPGFVRDTWFRAEKTGDYYGQCAELCGKEHAYMPIHVKVLSAEDYSKWVADRQKEMAAKADDPNKVWTQADLLARGEKVYNANCAACHQPNGKGGGAVKPLDGSPKVLSEDKAVQIHVLLNGQNNIMPSWKQLSDTEIAAVITFTKNHWSNKTGQTVQPSEVLAARK is encoded by the coding sequence ATGGGGCAGGCGGCCTCGCTGGCCGTGCTGGGCTTGATGACCCAGGCGAGCTGGGCTGTTGGTGATCTGCCGGGCGGGCCTGCCGTGCGCCAGCTTGATCTGGCCCCACCGGTCACCAAGATCGCGGCCGAGCAGCAATCCCTGCATTACATGATGCTCTACATCTGCACGGCGATCTTCGTGCTGGTGTTCGGGGTCATGTTCTACTCGATCTACGCCCACCGCAAATCGAAGGGCCACAAGTCGGCGGATTTCCATGAGTCCACGACCGTGGAAATCGTCTGGACCGTGATCCCCTTCCTGATCGTGATCGGCATGGCCCTGCCTGCCACCAAGGTGGTCGTGGCCATGAAGGACACCACGAACGCCGATCTCACGGTGAAGGTCACGGGCTACCAGTGGAAGTGGGGCTACGACTACATCAAGGGCGAAGGCGAGGGCGTGCAGTTCATCTCCACGCTGGATGCCTCTCAGCGCGCCCTGTCTGACGCTGGTACGCCCCAAGGTGACAACTACCTGCTCAAGGTCGACAACCCACTGGTGGTGCCGGTCGACAAGAAGGTGCGCATCATCACCACGGCCAACGACGTGATCCACTCCTTCATGGTGCCGGCCTTCGGCATCAAGCAGGACGCCATCCCTGGCTTCGTGCGCGACACCTGGTTCCGTGCCGAGAAGACGGGCGACTACTACGGCCAGTGCGCCGAGTTGTGCGGCAAGGAACACGCCTACATGCCCATCCACGTCAAGGTGCTGAGCGCCGAGGACTACAGCAAGTGGGTGGCCGATCGCCAGAAAGAAATGGCCGCCAAGGCCGATGACCCCAACAAGGTCTGGACGCAAGCTGACCTGCTGGCCCGCGGCGAGAAGGTCTACAACGCCAATTGCGCCGCTTGTCACCAACCCAACGGCAAGGGTGGTGGGGCCGTCAAACCGCTGGACGGCTCACCCAAGGTGCTGAGCGAAGACAAGGCTGTCCAGATCCACGTGCTGCTCAATGGCCAGAACAACATCATGCCTTCCTGGAAGCAGTTGTCTGACACCGAGATCGCCGCAGTGATCACCTTCACGAAAAACCACTGGTCCAACAAGACCGGCCAGACGGTGCAGCCGTCCGAAGTGCTGGCCGCACGCAAGTGA